Proteins from a single region of Urocitellus parryii isolate mUroPar1 chromosome 4, mUroPar1.hap1, whole genome shotgun sequence:
- the Fancf gene encoding Fanconi anemia group F protein — MEPLLQHLERFSEVLAVSRTTHVSTWDPATVRRALQWARYLRHVYQRFRSHDHIRTTLERRLHCLWKEGGLGVGPVPGLRNFEALGHCDILLSLRLLKNPALGDAACRYLLQQLFPGAGVRDADRELLQDSLASLARRGSAVHMLRFCICRENPNPQDDSLMKTQAELLLERLQEVGKTEAGGPSNLLCSLWERLPQNNFLKVIAVALLEPPLSPQPQGEELLSSPRIPGEGSQELLHWLLGKSEIMAAFCRNVPAGLLTLVAGRYPALSHAYLSVLADWSQRLHYDLQKGIWVGAESQDVSWEELYTRFQNLCQAPPPLKDEILTALKSYKAQDGNFEVPGLSIWTDLLLALQSSA; from the coding sequence ATGGAACCGCTTCTGCAGCACCTGGAGCGCTTTTCTGAGGTTTTGGCGGTCTCCCGCACCACCCACGTAAGCACCTGGGACCCAGCGACGGTACGAAGGGCTCTTCAGTGGGCTCGCTACCTGCGCCACGTCTACCAGCGTTTCCGCAGCCATGACCACATCCGCACAACTCTGGAAAGGCGGTTGCACTGCTTGTGGAAGGAAGGCGGCCTTGGGGTGGGTCCAGTCCCTGGACTGAGGAACTTTGAGGCCCTTGGGCACTGTGACATCCTGCTGTCTCTACGCCTGCTGAAGAACCCTGCCCTGGGGGATGCAGCTTGTCGCTACCTGCTGCAGCAACTCTTTCCCGGCGCGGGCGTCCGGGATGCCGATAGGGAACTGCTCCAAGACAGTCTGGCCAGCCTCGCTCGCCGCGGGTCTGCGGTCCACATGCTGCGCTTCTGCATCTGCAGGGAGAACCCGAATCCTCAGGACGACTCACTGATGAAGACCCAGGCTGAGTTGCTGCTGGAGCGTCTGCAGGAGGTGGGCAAAACCGAAGCGGGAGGCCCCAGCAATTTGCTCTGCAGCCTGTGGGAGCGCCTGCCACAGAACAACTTCCTGAAAGTGATAGCGGTGGCGCTGTTGGAGCCTCCCTtgtctccccagccccagggagaggagTTACTGAGTAGCCCCAGAatccctggagaggggagtcaaGAGCTACTCCACTGGCTTCTGGGGAAGTCGGAAATCATGGCTGCCTTTTGTCGCAACGTCCCCGCGGGTCTTTTGACTTTGGTGGCAGGTCGCTACCCAGCACTTTCTCATGCCTATCTGAGTGTGCTAGCTGACTGGAGTCAACGTCTGCACTACGACCTTCAGAAAGGCATTTGGGTTGGAGCTGAATCTCAAGATGTGTCCTGGGAGGAGTTGTACACTAGATTTCAAAACCTCTGCCAGGCACCCCCACCTCTGAAAGATGAGATTCTAACTGCGCTCAAGTCTTACAAGGCGCAGGATGGAAATTTCGAAGTTCCTGGTCTTAGCATCTGGACAGACCTGTTGTTAGCTCTTCAGAGTAGTGCGTAA